GTGTATGAAAATGCGCTGGCAAACCGGCTAAGAAAAACCGGACTCGACGTAAAGCAACAACATCCTCTCACGGTCTATGATGAGGATGGCACGGTGTTAGGCGATTATTTCGCCGATTTACTGATAGATGACCGTCTTATCGTCGAACTGAAGGCATGTCGTGCGTTTGCGGACGAACACATATCTCAATTGCTGGGTTATCTCAAATCGGCCCGAATTGAGCACGGACTTTTAATCAACTTCGGCAGCTACAAATTTCAGATTAAGAAATACGCGTTAAACAAAGACGATAATAAATAAAGCCGCTAAAGACTGTATTTGCATGAATTTCAGGTTTCTCTTTGCGTTCTTTTGCGGCCAACCTTAGCAGTTACTACAGTTCAAGGTTGTAACTGCTGAACCCTGAACCTGTACAATCCTTACAGCTCTATCTCATTTAATGACGTATAC
The nucleotide sequence above comes from Nitrospirota bacterium. Encoded proteins:
- a CDS encoding GxxExxY protein, whose protein sequence is VYENALANRLRKTGLDVKQQHPLTVYDEDGTVLGDYFADLLIDDRLIVELKACRAFADEHISQLLGYLKSARIEHGLLINFGSYKFQIKKYALNKDDNK